A window of the Victivallis lenta genome harbors these coding sequences:
- a CDS encoding UvrB/UvrC motif-containing protein, which yields MLCDVCKKNEATIHIKEMHGGETHTANLCAACASEKEKNGELSALGFNLAEMLCNLGKISSSAKPPQEAPAGAATVCPKCGWTIDKVRNFGGRLGCPHCYTTFAPMLAEAIKNVHRGSVHLGKRPQSVPQDGRAALEAELDNRRHELDALVKREEYEEAAVCRDRINQLKTQLEGLATGEVGND from the coding sequence ATGTTGTGCGATGTCTGCAAGAAGAATGAGGCAACCATTCATATAAAAGAAATGCATGGCGGGGAGACCCATACGGCCAATCTGTGTGCCGCCTGTGCTTCGGAAAAAGAAAAGAACGGCGAATTGAGCGCTCTCGGTTTCAATCTCGCCGAAATGCTCTGCAATCTCGGCAAGATCTCGTCGTCGGCCAAACCGCCGCAGGAGGCTCCGGCCGGGGCTGCGACTGTCTGCCCGAAATGCGGCTGGACGATCGACAAGGTCCGGAATTTCGGCGGCCGGCTCGGCTGTCCGCACTGCTACACGACGTTTGCGCCGATGCTGGCGGAGGCGATCAAAAACGTCCATCGCGGTTCGGTTCATCTCGGCAAGCGTCCGCAGTCCGTTCCGCAGGACGGCCGTGCCGCGCTGGAAGCCGAGCTCGACAACCGGCGGCATGAACTCGACGCCCTCGTCAAGCGCGAGGAATATGAGGAGGCCGCCGTCTGCCGCGACCGGATCAATCAGCTCAAGACGCAGCTCGAGGGGCTGGCAACCGGCGAGGTGGGCAATGACTGA
- a CDS encoding protein arginine kinase translates to MTDDINRLLANRVSFLADAGPDEDIAISSRIRLARNLAGHRFPVAADSGELHKICDEVSGAAAESGALGCPECFSFDPEKMDGLDRELLLERRLASRDFLNRPTGTRLLVKDDESRSVMINEEDHLRIQTMLPGFQLGAVWAQIDELDNKLAARLDYAFDDRLGFLTCCPTNVGTGMRASVMLHLPGLVLTGQIAPTIQGINKLNLAVRGIGGEGTGNQGNLFQVSNQSTLGESEAQILERLNTVIGQLIAHEKNARQLLLQRDQFSLLDHVGRSYGTLRHSYKLSGEEAVNCLSGVRVGVDLGMFSALDIHTVNELFIGIGAAHLQKAAGRVLNAAERDVCRAALCREKLKL, encoded by the coding sequence ATGACTGACGACATCAACCGGCTGCTTGCGAACCGGGTCAGCTTTCTCGCCGACGCCGGGCCGGATGAGGATATCGCGATCAGTTCGCGCATCCGGCTGGCCCGCAATCTGGCCGGCCACCGTTTTCCGGTGGCCGCCGACTCCGGCGAGCTGCATAAGATCTGCGATGAGGTGTCCGGTGCGGCGGCGGAGTCCGGGGCTCTCGGCTGCCCGGAATGCTTTTCATTCGATCCGGAGAAGATGGACGGACTCGACCGCGAGCTTCTGCTCGAACGCCGCCTGGCCAGCCGTGACTTCCTGAACCGGCCGACTGGAACGCGCCTGCTCGTCAAGGACGACGAATCGCGCTCGGTCATGATCAATGAGGAGGATCATCTCCGCATTCAGACCATGCTGCCCGGTTTCCAGCTCGGTGCGGTCTGGGCGCAGATCGACGAACTTGACAATAAGCTTGCCGCCCGTCTCGATTATGCGTTCGATGACCGGCTCGGTTTTCTGACCTGCTGTCCGACTAATGTCGGTACCGGCATGCGCGCGTCGGTCATGCTGCACCTGCCGGGGCTTGTGCTGACCGGGCAGATTGCGCCGACTATTCAGGGGATCAACAAACTGAATCTGGCCGTGCGCGGCATCGGCGGGGAGGGGACCGGCAATCAGGGCAATCTCTTTCAGGTATCGAACCAGAGCACGCTCGGCGAGAGTGAAGCGCAGATTCTCGAACGGCTCAATACGGTGATCGGCCAACTGATCGCGCACGAGAAGAATGCGCGGCAGCTTCTGCTGCAGCGCGACCAGTTTTCGCTGCTCGATCATGTCGGGCGTTCATACGGAACGCTGCGGCACAGCTACAAACTGAGTGGGGAAGAGGCGGTCAATTGTCTCTCCGGCGTCCGGGTAGGGGTCGATCTCGGCATGTTTTCGGCGCTCGACATCCATACGGTCAATGAACTTTTCATCGGGATCGGCGCTGCGCATCTGCAGAAGGCCGCGGGGCGTGTCCTGAATGCGGCGGAGCGGGATGTCTGTCGCGCGGCGCTCTGCCGGGAAAAGCTGAAGCTCTGA
- a CDS encoding GntR family transcriptional regulator produces the protein MNRVGGKNDTFREHILSEIAIGVYRGGQRLPAERELGERYRVSRNTIRRALSDLETLGILERRPPVGTFVTADALEKAASRRGRAEFDVTFIIAPDQAANPQLQQLFNSCRRHLPEKVGVSVLFSDLDGEFPEPGYAPDVAVVFGNYTDEQLAAVRAGAKELVLLGHTHPTCKFIDSDNYAGGRLMAGHALENGHRHLAVLGPRGADDASDFARRLAGICDAVSEAGAQLQVCRMSLDEVRNMGPSCDRALGEFLRRDPELSLVMALYDQLALSVIDFCHRRRLRVPDDMSVIGYDDQCYVEFLKPPLTTVKGFGEAIGARLARFVRAVMEGDADGLELREMIPPLLITRGTVSARGNTR, from the coding sequence ATGAATCGGGTCGGCGGCAAGAACGATACGTTCCGGGAACATATTCTTTCGGAGATTGCAATCGGGGTTTACCGGGGCGGGCAGCGGCTGCCTGCCGAGCGTGAGCTCGGGGAGCGCTACCGGGTCAGCCGCAACACGATCCGCCGCGCGCTGTCGGATCTCGAAACGCTCGGGATTCTCGAACGGCGGCCGCCGGTCGGCACTTTTGTGACGGCGGATGCACTCGAAAAGGCGGCTTCCCGCCGGGGCCGCGCCGAATTCGACGTGACGTTCATCATTGCGCCGGATCAGGCTGCGAATCCGCAGCTTCAGCAGTTGTTCAACTCGTGCCGCCGGCATTTGCCGGAAAAGGTCGGCGTGTCGGTGCTGTTCAGCGATCTCGACGGCGAATTTCCGGAGCCGGGTTACGCGCCGGACGTCGCGGTGGTGTTCGGCAACTATACGGATGAGCAGCTCGCCGCCGTCAGAGCCGGCGCGAAGGAGCTGGTCCTGCTCGGCCATACGCATCCGACCTGTAAATTCATCGACAGCGACAACTACGCCGGTGGCCGGCTGATGGCCGGACACGCGCTGGAGAACGGCCACCGCCACCTGGCTGTGCTCGGTCCGCGCGGTGCGGATGACGCCAGCGATTTCGCCCGGCGGCTGGCCGGAATCTGCGATGCGGTTTCGGAGGCCGGCGCGCAGCTTCAGGTCTGCCGCATGAGCCTGGACGAAGTCCGGAACATGGGGCCGAGCTGCGACCGGGCGCTCGGTGAATTTCTGCGGCGCGACCCGGAGCTCTCTCTGGTCATGGCGCTCTACGATCAGCTTGCGTTGAGTGTGATCGATTTTTGCCACCGCCGCCGCCTCCGGGTGCCGGACGATATGAGCGTGATCGGTTATGACGACCAGTGCTATGTCGAGTTCCTGAAGCCGCCGCTGACGACGGTCAAGGGATTCGGCGAAGCGATCGGGGCCCGGCTCGCCCGTTTCGTCCGCGCGGTGATGGAGGGGGACGCCGACGGGCTCGAACTGCGCGAGATGATTCCGCCGCTCCTGATCACCCGCGGAACCGTTTCCGCACGCGGAAACACAAGATAA
- the rdgC gene encoding recombination-associated protein RdgC yields the protein MPFEIGTFSVTLFALPQDLPENYIDLLNANRAGCIDLVKDEPEIGWASGRCLLDSKIEQSTVLWNNLIYISLRKAERKIPSSMLKAWCQQAELVWMRSNGRSNVPSKQKKQIKAEVIEKNQVSVPPTLSSIPAVIDRTNHMLYLGASSSAQIDLFIEYFIKTFQFEPVQINPDYYSEMEFGKHADELPVIEFSVRADGETVPGRDFLTWLWYFSEQETGGMLEVPEVGECTFTIEGPLTFALAGEADGAAENTLKNGNSPLRAAEAKAALSVGKKLKKAKFYLEHEEKVWQGMFDADTFSFGGMKLPEGEEMEPDDRLEERMEHMNTFRLVLAAFFKKFVETLLSSDWESEERKIREWVVERDER from the coding sequence ATGCCTTTTGAAATTGGGACTTTTTCCGTTACGTTATTTGCACTCCCGCAGGATTTGCCGGAGAACTATATAGATTTGCTGAACGCCAATCGTGCCGGCTGCATAGATTTGGTGAAAGATGAGCCGGAGATTGGCTGGGCGTCAGGACGTTGTCTGCTGGATTCAAAAATAGAGCAGAGCACCGTGCTATGGAACAATCTGATTTACATCAGTCTGCGCAAAGCAGAGCGCAAGATACCATCTTCTATGCTCAAGGCATGGTGCCAGCAGGCTGAACTGGTCTGGATGCGCAGCAACGGACGTAGCAACGTGCCGTCGAAGCAGAAGAAGCAAATCAAGGCGGAGGTGATTGAAAAGAATCAGGTGTCGGTACCTCCAACGCTTTCCTCTATTCCGGCCGTCATAGACAGAACAAATCACATGCTCTATCTCGGGGCATCCTCCTCCGCACAAATAGACCTTTTTATCGAATATTTTATCAAAACATTCCAGTTTGAACCGGTACAGATTAATCCCGACTATTACAGTGAAATGGAGTTCGGAAAGCATGCCGATGAACTTCCTGTGATTGAATTCTCTGTCCGGGCGGATGGCGAAACTGTTCCCGGACGTGATTTTCTGACATGGCTGTGGTATTTTTCCGAACAGGAAACCGGAGGTATGCTGGAGGTTCCAGAAGTCGGGGAATGTACCTTTACGATCGAGGGTCCTTTGACATTTGCGCTGGCAGGCGAAGCCGATGGAGCAGCGGAAAACACCCTCAAGAACGGGAACAGTCCTTTACGGGCGGCTGAAGCAAAAGCTGCACTTTCAGTTGGCAAAAAGCTCAAGAAGGCGAAATTCTATCTGGAGCACGAGGAAAAAGTCTGGCAGGGAATGTTTGATGCGGACACTTTTTCCTTTGGTGGAATGAAACTCCCTGAAGGCGAAGAAATGGAACCGGACGACCGTCTGGAGGAACGCATGGAGCACATGAATACATTCCGTCTGGTGCTTGCGGCATTCTTCAAAAAGTTCGTAGAAACGCTTCTTTCCTCAGACTGGGAGTCCGAAGAAAGGAAAATCCGGGAATGGGTTGTGGAACGTGATGAGAGATAA
- a CDS encoding 3'-5' exonuclease has translation MKHEKQKILAAFDLETSGLDPAVHDIIEIAIVPLNPDFKRSDLPEFTARIKAVHPENADPESLKISGLNPFEGEDIQKVATDITKWMSDNHIERIEAVGHNLRFDLDFFQIKFPSLFRIFSSHFHDSMQLAIIINDISLLQTGKKLFPSVSLRNLKLQLGMEDPVQHRAMDDALDAAELYRRLQTKLIIN, from the coding sequence ATGAAACACGAAAAGCAGAAGATACTTGCGGCATTCGACCTGGAGACATCGGGGCTTGACCCGGCTGTTCATGATATTATTGAAATAGCCATTGTACCTCTGAATCCAGATTTCAAACGGTCGGATCTGCCGGAATTCACAGCCCGGATAAAAGCCGTCCATCCAGAGAATGCCGATCCTGAATCCCTGAAAATCAGCGGGCTCAACCCGTTTGAAGGCGAAGATATCCAAAAGGTTGCCACGGATATAACCAAGTGGATGTCGGATAATCATATTGAACGCATCGAGGCTGTGGGGCATAATCTCAGGTTTGACCTGGATTTCTTCCAGATAAAGTTTCCGTCACTTTTCCGCATATTTTCCAGTCATTTTCACGACAGTATGCAACTTGCCATTATTATCAATGATATTTCTTTACTGCAAACTGGGAAGAAACTTTTTCCGAGTGTCAGTTTGCGGAACCTGAAACTTCAGCTTGGGATGGAAGATCCGGTTCAGCACCGGGCCATGGATGACGCTCTTGACGCTGCTGAACTTTATCGTCGTCTGCAGACAAAGCTGATCATTAACTGA
- a CDS encoding helix-turn-helix domain-containing protein, producing MPNIQKILNEEIRRLARREIRNELVNLKEQLALMRKTITEQNRRIKALEDVVPAPAKPVRSPVNPSTAAKPVRVTAGRIKKLRMELCLSQRKFAILLGVNPNSVYYWESGKIEPKETQKRKIAAIRDAGKRELAKLMAEKNIVIKLKAPGKPGETVNEQKKQSGKAKSQTQGEKTADRPQ from the coding sequence ATGCCGAACATTCAAAAAATCTTGAACGAAGAAATCCGCCGTTTGGCTCGCAGAGAAATCAGGAACGAGCTTGTAAATCTGAAGGAGCAGCTTGCGTTGATGCGAAAAACCATTACGGAACAAAACCGCAGAATCAAGGCGTTGGAGGACGTGGTTCCCGCGCCTGCGAAGCCGGTGCGGTCACCCGTAAATCCTTCGACTGCAGCAAAGCCGGTACGTGTTACGGCAGGTCGGATCAAAAAGCTGCGAATGGAGCTTTGCCTTTCCCAAAGGAAATTTGCCATTTTGCTGGGCGTCAACCCTAACTCGGTTTACTATTGGGAGTCCGGAAAAATCGAGCCGAAAGAGACCCAGAAACGCAAAATTGCGGCAATCCGTGATGCAGGGAAACGCGAGTTGGCGAAATTGATGGCGGAAAAGAATATTGTGATAAAATTGAAAGCTCCGGGAAAGCCGGGAGAAACAGTAAATGAGCAAAAAAAGCAAAGCGGAAAAGCGAAAAGCCAAACTCAGGGCGAGAAAACAGCAGATCGCCCTCAGTGA